The genomic interval GTTGATCAGCTCGGCGTTTCCCTTGTCCGTCTTGACCGGTACGCCGTCCTCGACCGTGTAGTGGGTGCCCTCGGCGCCGTAGTCGACGAGCATCCGCTCCTTGGTGCCGTAGGGCGCGGCGGCGAAGTTGGCGGCGGCCAGCGCGTTCTCCACGACCTCCTTGGGTGCGTCCTTGCGGATCAGCGACCAGTAACCGGCGGGCGTGGACGCGTACAGCGTCGGGTTGCCGCCGCCGGCGGCGAACAGGTCCATGCCCTCGATCCGGAAGTCCGGGTTGGTCTTGGCCTGTTCGGCGGTCTTCTGGTACCAGGTGGACATGTCGTTGGTCATGACCAGGACCTGTCCGGCGGTGAAGCGCTGGGTGACGTCCCCGGTGCGTGCCCGGTCGTCGGGGTGCACCACGCCGGCGGCGAAGAGCTTGCGGCACCACTCCAGGGATTCGAGGTACTCGGGGCGCTCCTTCTCGTACCGCAGCTTGCCGTCGGCGTCGACGTTCCACTTGGTGGGAAGGTTGAACATGTACCCCGTGATCCAGCTCATGTCGCCGCAGGCCCACACCTTGGCCCTGGCGCTGGTGGCCTCCTTGGCCCACGTCATGAACGCGTCGCCCGACGTGGGGACGGACCAGCCCTTCTCGTCGAAGACGTCCTTGCGGTAGTACGGCACGATGAAGCTGGCGGGGGCGGCGGGCATCGGAACGCCGCGCAGCGCGCCGCCGAAGATGCTCATGCGCCAGGAGTCGGACGGAATGGCGGCCAGGTTCGGGTACTTCTTGACCTTGTCGCCCGCCAGGTGGGGGCCGAGGTCCAGGAACTTCGAGGTGACCGCGTTCGCGATCTTGCCGACCAGCATCCAGTCGGCCACGACCATCACGTCGGGCAGGGAGCTGGAGGCGAGGACGGCTCCCACCTTGTCGGCGTAGGTCACGCCGTTCTGGTTCTGCCAGACGACCTTGGTGCCCGCCGCCTCGTCGACCGCCTCGTAGTACGCGCAGTCGCCCTTCGGCGGGGTGCCCCAGAGCGGGGACATGACCTTGAGAGGGGCGCCGGTGCCGAGCTTGTCCGGGACCGAGACGGCGAGGGCGGCGAGGGCGACCTTGCCGGTGTAACCGTCCGCCGAACCGTTCTTCGACGGGAGGTCGGGCCTGGCGACCGTGCTGGGGACGTAGGCCGGGATCAGCCTGCCCGCGTCCTTGCCGGATGTGGAGCCCTCGCGGTTCTTGTTCTCCGAACCGCCGCCGCAGGCGGTGAGCAGCGGAATCCCCCCGGCCACCGCTGCGGTGGCGAGCGCCGTGGAGGCAAGGATGCTCCTCCGGCTCGGTCCGGGGGAGGCGACATTCGGCGTCATTGCGTCAACCCTTCATGGCACACCTGACCACCCGGCGGCATGGCCGTCGGCTGCGGTGTCGTGACTGGAACCGGCTGAGCTGAGCTGAGCTGAGCTGGATCGAAGCGGACATCCAACCAATGCGCCGTCATGCAGAGTCGAAGCGCTTCGATGTTGCTGCGAGGTTAAGTGAACACCCAAAGGCGCACAAGAGTCGTTCCCAAGATTCCTCCGAGGCGACCAGAGGGCTTCTCCCCTGCCGTGCCCGATACATCGACACTGATCCCTTGACACTCGCCCTGGTCTCTGACGAGCATCGAAGCGCTTCGCACTTCAACATTGCTCCAGCACAAGGGGATCCCACGTGTCCGCAGCCACGCCGCACACACCACTGCCCTTCCGCGATCCGCTGCTGCCTGTCGCGAAGCGCGTCGACGACCTGCTGTCGCGGCTCACCCCCGACGAGAAGGTCGGATTCCTGCACCAGTTCACGCCCGCCGTGCAGCGGCTCGGCCTCGCCGCCTTCCGCACCGGTCAGGAGGCATTGCACGGGGTCGCCTGGATGGGTCCGGCGACCGTCTTCCCGCAGGCGGTGGGCCTGGGCGCGACCTGGAACACGGATCTCGTACGACGGGTCGGCGAGGCGGTGTCCCAGGAGGTCCGGGCGATGAGCGCCCGCGACGACCGCGTGGGGCTGAACGTCTGGGCTCCCACCGTCAACCTGCTGCGCCACCCGCTGTGGGGGCGCAACGAGGAGGGTTATTCGGAGGACCCGAAGCTCACCTCCGTGATCGCCACCGCGTACACGTGCGGCCTGCGCGGCGACCACCCCACGTACTGGCGCACCGCCCCCGTCCTCAAGCACTGGCTGGCCCACAACAACGAGACGGGCCGCGACGTCAGCTCCTCCTCGGTGCGCCCGCGCGTCCTGCACGAGTACGATCTGCGCGCCTTCCGCGCAACGGTCGAGGCGGGCGCCGTGGCGGGTGTGATGCCCGCGTACAACCTGGTCAACGGCCGCCCGAACCACGTCTCGCCGTATCTGCGGGAACATCTGCGCACCTGGACCGACGAGGAGCTGCTGGTCTGCTCGGACGCGACCGCGCCCTCCAACCTGGTCGACTCCGAGCACTACTTCGAGACCCACGAGGAGGCGACGGCCGCAGCCCTGCGGGCCGGTGTCGACAGCTTCACCGACCACGGCACCGACGGCTCGAAGATCGCCGCACGGATCCGAGGCGCCCTGGAACAGGGGCTGCTGACCGAGGCGGACGTCGACGCCGCGGTGCGCCGCCAGCTCTCGGTGCGGCTGCGCCTGGGCGAGTTCGACCCGGAACCGGCCCCGCACGCACACACCGCGGACTTCGACACCCCGGCCCACCGGGCCCTCGCCCGGGAGGCGGCCGAGCAGGCGGTCGTCCTGCTCAAGAACGAGGACGGCCTGCTGCCCCTGGCGCCCGGCCGGAGGCTCGCGGTGGTCGGCCTGCTCGCCGACGAGTGCAAGCTCGACTGGTACAGCGGCACCCTCCTGCACCGCAGCACGCCGCTGGACGGTCTGTCCGAACGGTTCGGCCACGACCGCGTCCAGTTCGCGGAGGGCGTGGACCGGGTCCTGCTGAAGACCTCGACCGGCTCGTTCCTGTACGTCCCCGAGGCGGACGCGGGCGACGAGCGGCGCGGCGCCGAGGGCGCGGTCGACCCGGCCCTGCTCGTCGGCCGCACCGACCTGCCGCCGCTCACCACCGACGCGAGGGGCACCGAACTCTCCCTCGTCGACTGGGGCGAGGGCGTGCTGACCCTGCGCGCCCCCGACGGCCGCTACCTCTCCGTGGCCGAGGACGGCCGCGTCCGGGCCTCCGCCGACCAGCCCGGGGGCTGGGTCGTCCAGGAGACGTTCCGCCTGGAACCGCATGGAAACGCCCACCTCCTCCGGCACCTGGGGACAGGTCGCCTCCTTTCTGTTGCCGCCGACGGCCTGAAGGTTGCCGACGAGGACGGAGACGAGGGCGGAGAAGTCTTCGAGATCGTCGTCGTCGAAAAGGGCGAGGACGCGGTGCGCAGAGCCGCCTCGGATGCGGACGTCGTCGTGGTGGTCGCGGGCAACGATCCGCACATCAACGGCCGCGAGACCGAGGACCGTACGACCCTGGCCCTGCCGGACCACCAGGAACGCCTGCTGCGCGCGGCCCGCGCGGCCAACCCGGACACGGTGCTGGCGCTGGTCTCGGCCTACCCGTACGCGGTCCGGCACACGGACATCCCCGCGCTGCTGTGGACGGCCCACGGCGGTCAGGCGGCCGGCACGGCCCTGGCGCGGATCCTGGCCGGTGACGTCTCCCCCGCAGGCCGCCTCCCGCAGACCTGGTACGCGGCCGACTCCGACCTGCCCGACCTCCTCGACTACGACGTGATCGGCAGCCGCCAGACGTACCTCTACTTCCAGGGCACGCCGCTCTTCCCGTTCGGCCACGGCCTGTCGTACGCGTCCTTCTCCTACGACGGCCTCACGACGCGCGTCGAGGACGGGACGCTGCACGTGTCCTTCACGGTCACCAACGCCGGAGAGGCCGTCGCGGACGAGGTCCCCCAGCTCTACACCCGGGCCGTGGACCCGTCGGTGCCGCGTCCCCGCAGGGAACTGCTCGCACACCGGCGGGTGACTTTGGCTCCCGACGAGGCCGCGGAGATCTCCTTCGAGGTGCCGGTGAAGGACTTCGCGTTCTGGGACGTGGCACAGGGGCGCCTCCGGGTGGCACCCGGCGCCTACGAGATCCTCGTCGGGGCGTCCAGCGAGGACGTACGGCTGTCGGGGACCGTCGACCTCGACGGCGAGCCGTCCGTCCCCCGGCCGGTGCTGGCGGACGGCCTGGACGCGGTGGACTTCGACGACCAGCGCGGGACGGAGATCGTGGACCGCACGAAGACCTGGGGCGACTCCGTCACCCCGGTGTCCGGCCGGGCGGGCGAACTGGTCTTCCGTGACTGCGACTTCGGGGCGAGGGCCACCGGAATCACGGTGGAGGTCTCGGGCCGGGGCACGGTCGCACTGTCACTGGGGGACAGTCCGCCGCTGGCGACGATCGCCCTGTCCCCGGGTATGGCCGGACCCTACGACTACGCCACGGTGGGCGCTCCCGTCCTCGTACCGGCCGGTGTGCACGAGGTCCGCATCGCGCTGCGCGGGCCGGTACGGCTGGCACGCGTCGCCTTCTCCGGCTGATCCTCCGCCCGGGGTCCGCGTCGGCCCCCTGCGCGCGCGACGCGGGCTCCGGGCCGACGCACGGGAGTCCGGCACCGAAAGGCTTCGGTGCCGGTCACTCCTCGGCGGGAGCCGGGCCGCTGCTCGCCCGGACGATCAACTCGGGCTTCAGCAGGAGCACCTCGTCGTCGGTCCGCCCGTCGATCTTGGCGACGAGACGGTCGACGGCGTGCCGTGCCATCTCGCGCGCCGGAATGGTGACGGAGGTCAGCCGCACCGACCCCTGGAGAGCCACCTGTTCAGGGCAGACGGCGACCACCGAGACGTCCTCGGGCACGGCTCGTCTGTCTTGGCGCAGCAGACTGAGCAGTGGTTCCAGTGCCTGTTCGTTCTGGACGACGAAGCCCGTGACGTCGGGGCGTTCGGTGAAGATCTGGCCGAGGGTCCCGGCCATCGCGGCGTACGAGCCCTCACTCGGCCGGTGCAGCACCCGCAGCCCGACCTCGCGCGCACGCGTGCGCAAGCCGTCGATGGTGCGCTCCGCGAAGCCGGTCTTGCGCTCGTACACCGCCGGTGCCTCACCGATCACGGCGATCTGACGGTGCCCCAGCTGTGCCAGATGTTCCGCGCACAGGGCCCCGGCCCCGGCGAAGTCGAGATCGACGCAGGTGAAGCCGGCGGTCTGGGCGGGCAACCCGATGAGCACCGCGGGCCGGCCGCTCTCCCGCAACGGGGCGAGCCGGGCGTCGTCGAGCTCCACGTCCATCAGGATGATGGCGTCGGCGAGACCGCTGCCGACCACCCGGTGCACGGCGGCGGGCCCCTCCTCGCCGGTGAGCATCAGGACGTCGAAGCCGTGCTCCCGCGCGTGGGTGGCGACGGCGATGGCGATCTCCATCATCACGGGCACATACATGTCCGTCCGCAGGGGCATCATCAGCGCGATGATGTTGGACCGGCTGCTCGCCAGCGCCCTGGCCCCGGCGTTGGGGTGGTAGCCGAGCTCCTGGATACTGCGCTCCACCCGTTGCTTCGTCGTCTCGGAGATGGTCCGCTTGCCGCTGAGGACGTAGCTCACGGTGCTGGCGGAGACTCCGGCGTGTTGCGCTACTTGAGCGAGGGTGACCAACGGGAGCTCCATCTGATGAAGCGCTTCGACAGCGCGTTTCGCGTTTAAATTGCCAGTTTGAACGCACAGTAATCCGAGCTGATGGCGCCTGTCCAGGCCATTCCATCGAAGCGCTTCCCTTCGGGAGTGCGGGCCCTCGCCCGCACCGCCACCCCGAGTTCGCGTCGACACCGCCCACCCGGGCCGGGGCGAACTCCGAGCCGGTTAATGAAAACGATTATCATCCTGCTATGGTCTGCCGGACGTACCCCTCCCGGGCCCTGCCCGGCACTCCCGGAAGAAGTCCCGTGCGCCTCCCCAAGCTGTTGTCCCCCGCCGCCCCGGCCCTTGCCTGCGCGCTCACCCTCACCGGGTGCTTCTCAGCGAGTACGTCCGGCACCGCCGAAGGACCGGACGGCAAGCGCATACGCGTGGCGATGATGAACCCGCCTCGCTCCGGCCTCTCGCCGCTCACCGACGACGCGTTCAAGCTGTCGCGCTGGTCCACCGCCGAGACCCTGACCACGCTGGACAAGGAGGGCGACGCCAAGCCGTCGCTCGCGACCGCGTGGCAGCGGACCGGAGAGCGGACCTGGACCTTCACCCTCCGCAAGGGCGTGACCTTCCACGACGGCACCGCGCTGACCGCGGAGGCCGTCGAACGCTCCCTCACCAGGGCCGCCACCGCTTCCCCCAAGCCGCGCATCCTCGACGGCGTGGCCTTCAAGGCCGAGGCCAAGGGGGGCGCCGTCGTCGTCACCACCGGCAAGGCCGATCCGCTCGTGCCCCAGCGGGTCTCCTCGCCGCAGTTGTCGATC from Streptomyces sp. NBC_00237 carries:
- a CDS encoding LacI family DNA-binding transcriptional regulator, with the protein product MVTLAQVAQHAGVSASTVSYVLSGKRTISETTKQRVERSIQELGYHPNAGARALASSRSNIIALMMPLRTDMYVPVMMEIAIAVATHAREHGFDVLMLTGEEGPAAVHRVVGSGLADAIILMDVELDDARLAPLRESGRPAVLIGLPAQTAGFTCVDLDFAGAGALCAEHLAQLGHRQIAVIGEAPAVYERKTGFAERTIDGLRTRAREVGLRVLHRPSEGSYAAMAGTLGQIFTERPDVTGFVVQNEQALEPLLSLLRQDRRAVPEDVSVVAVCPEQVALQGSVRLTSVTIPAREMARHAVDRLVAKIDGRTDDEVLLLKPELIVRASSGPAPAEE
- a CDS encoding extracellular solute-binding protein, translated to MTPNVASPGPSRRSILASTALATAAVAGGIPLLTACGGGSENKNREGSTSGKDAGRLIPAYVPSTVARPDLPSKNGSADGYTGKVALAALAVSVPDKLGTGAPLKVMSPLWGTPPKGDCAYYEAVDEAAGTKVVWQNQNGVTYADKVGAVLASSSLPDVMVVADWMLVGKIANAVTSKFLDLGPHLAGDKVKKYPNLAAIPSDSWRMSIFGGALRGVPMPAAPASFIVPYYRKDVFDEKGWSVPTSGDAFMTWAKEATSARAKVWACGDMSWITGYMFNLPTKWNVDADGKLRYEKERPEYLESLEWCRKLFAAGVVHPDDRARTGDVTQRFTAGQVLVMTNDMSTWYQKTAEQAKTNPDFRIEGMDLFAAGGGNPTLYASTPAGYWSLIRKDAPKEVVENALAAANFAAAPYGTKERMLVDYGAEGTHYTVEDGVPVKTDKGNAELINAWPMLAAPAAFYAHPDFPDVARKQVEWQQRMGAFTKKTSVYGMNIVEPSRYANLNSQWEQLQIDYVRGNKKMSDVQAAISSWRTSGGDKLRDWYKELLDKNGSGN
- a CDS encoding glycoside hydrolase family 3 C-terminal domain-containing protein; translated protein: MSAATPHTPLPFRDPLLPVAKRVDDLLSRLTPDEKVGFLHQFTPAVQRLGLAAFRTGQEALHGVAWMGPATVFPQAVGLGATWNTDLVRRVGEAVSQEVRAMSARDDRVGLNVWAPTVNLLRHPLWGRNEEGYSEDPKLTSVIATAYTCGLRGDHPTYWRTAPVLKHWLAHNNETGRDVSSSSVRPRVLHEYDLRAFRATVEAGAVAGVMPAYNLVNGRPNHVSPYLREHLRTWTDEELLVCSDATAPSNLVDSEHYFETHEEATAAALRAGVDSFTDHGTDGSKIAARIRGALEQGLLTEADVDAAVRRQLSVRLRLGEFDPEPAPHAHTADFDTPAHRALAREAAEQAVVLLKNEDGLLPLAPGRRLAVVGLLADECKLDWYSGTLLHRSTPLDGLSERFGHDRVQFAEGVDRVLLKTSTGSFLYVPEADAGDERRGAEGAVDPALLVGRTDLPPLTTDARGTELSLVDWGEGVLTLRAPDGRYLSVAEDGRVRASADQPGGWVVQETFRLEPHGNAHLLRHLGTGRLLSVAADGLKVADEDGDEGGEVFEIVVVEKGEDAVRRAASDADVVVVVAGNDPHINGRETEDRTTLALPDHQERLLRAARAANPDTVLALVSAYPYAVRHTDIPALLWTAHGGQAAGTALARILAGDVSPAGRLPQTWYAADSDLPDLLDYDVIGSRQTYLYFQGTPLFPFGHGLSYASFSYDGLTTRVEDGTLHVSFTVTNAGEAVADEVPQLYTRAVDPSVPRPRRELLAHRRVTLAPDEAAEISFEVPVKDFAFWDVAQGRLRVAPGAYEILVGASSEDVRLSGTVDLDGEPSVPRPVLADGLDAVDFDDQRGTEIVDRTKTWGDSVTPVSGRAGELVFRDCDFGARATGITVEVSGRGTVALSLGDSPPLATIALSPGMAGPYDYATVGAPVLVPAGVHEVRIALRGPVRLARVAFSG